Proteins found in one Primulina eburnea isolate SZY01 chromosome 16, ASM2296580v1, whole genome shotgun sequence genomic segment:
- the LOC140816452 gene encoding uncharacterized protein — MGNCQAVDAAALVIQHPDGKLERMYWPITANEVMKMNPGHYVSLIIPLPASGDENTGDEVRTVRFTRVKLLRQSDTLVLGRAYRLVTTQEVMKVLRAKKHAKMKRNQLDSGENMLIESTGSEILAENSGLEKNVHRIQGKRSYRHRQRTGPTNSTTGRSKSWRPSLQSISESTS, encoded by the exons atgGGAAATTGCCAAGCAGTTGATGCAGCAGCACTAGTGATACAGCATCCCGATGGAAAGCTTGAGAGGATGTATTGGCCGATCACCGCAAATGAGGTGATGAAAATGAATCCGGGACATTATGTATCTCTGATAATTCCGTTGCCGGCCTCCGGAGACGAGAATACCGGTGACGAGGTCAGGACCGTGAGGTTCACTCGAGTGAAGCTTCTCCGGCAGAGTGATACTCTGGTTCTTGGCCGGGCTTATCGCCTTGTCACTACTCAAG AGGTTATGAAAGTGCTTAGAGCAAAGAAACATGCAAAGATGAAGAGAAACCAGTTGGATTCGGGTGAAAACATGCTGATAGAGAGCACCGGTTCTGAAATTCTGGCAGAAAACTCGGGACTGGAGAAGAATGTTCATCGG ATTCAAGGCAAAAGATCGTACAGGCACCGCCAGAGGACGGGACCGACAAATTCCACCACCGGACGGTCCAAATCGTGGCGGCCATCTTTGCAAAGCATTTCGGAGTCTACGAGCTGA
- the LOC140816362 gene encoding cyclin-D1-1-like: MVSFAMSLQCSDCFSDLLCCEDSNIIFSGGEDDSPEYSSDIQPRFPDVEESIAGLLEDERDFTGTNIDNHQSIDASVRTETVAWILKVHRYYGFQPLTAFLSVNYFDRFLHSHQLPILNGWPLQLLSTACLSLAAKMEEPLVPSLLDLQVEGAKFIFEPRNIQRMELLVLRVLEWRLRSISPFCYLSFFALKIDPTGTYTGFLVSMAKEIILSTIQETSFLEFRPSCIAAATMLCAANDLPKFSSFTAQQAQSWCDGLHKEKITSCYQLMRQIMSNKTNKQPKVLPQLRVMPRVSTFSSDSSSSTSSSFSAHKRRKLNNPPWVGDDKESSD; the protein is encoded by the exons ATGGTCTCATTCGCCATGTCACTTCAGTGCTCCGACTGCTTCTCCGACCTTCTCTGCTGCGAGGACTCCAATATCATATTTTCCGGCGGCGAAGATGACTCTCCGGAATACTCATCGGATATCCAACCTCGGTTTCCTGACGTCGAAGAATCAATCGCCGGACTTCTAGAAGACGAGAGAGATTTCACCGGAACGAACATCGATAATCATCAATCGATCGATGCGTCTGTCAGAACTGAAACCGTTGCATGGATTCTCAAG GTGCACCGTTATTACGGTTTCCAGCCATTAACGGCGTTTCTCTCCGTCAACTACTTTGACCGTTTCCTCCACTCCCATCAGCTGCCG ATATTGAATGGATGGCCATTGCAATTATTGTCCACTGCGTGTTTGTCATTAGCAGCTAAAATGGAGGAACCTCTGGTTCCTTCTCTTTTGGATCTTCAG GTCGAAGGTGCGAAGTTTATTTTTGaaccaagaaatattcaaaGGATGGAGCTCCTCGTGCTGAGGGTATTAGAATGGAGGCTTCGATCCATTTCTCCCTTTTGCTATCTCAGCTTCTTCGCCCTCAAAATTGACCCAACCGGAACTTATACCGGGTTCCTTGTATCAATGGCAAAAGAAATTATTCTCTCTACTATACAAG AGACCAGCTTTCTCGAGTTTAGACCATCTTGCATCGCTGCAGCAACAATGCTTTGTGCAGCAAATGATCTGCCGAAATTTTCCTCATTCACAGCTCAACAAGCTCAGTCATGGTGTGACGGACTTCACAAA gaaaaaatCACGAGTTGCTACCAATTGATGAGACAAATAATGTCCAATAAGACGAATAAGCAACCAAAGGTGCTACCCCAACTCCGAGTCATGCCTCGGGTGAGTACCTTCTCTAGCGACTCGTCATCTTCCACATCTTCATCCTTCTCGGCTCACAAAaggagaaaattaaataatccaCCATGGGTGGGTGATGACAAAGAGAGCTCTGATTAA